One part of the Leucobacter triazinivorans genome encodes these proteins:
- a CDS encoding DUF4870 domain-containing protein, translating into MTTLPPEGQDGQDTGGQPTSDAPPAAPTPPAAPQQPAAAPQQPQYQAPQQPQPQYQAPPAGGYQQPQQGYAQPAADPVSNITLNYWLSVFFTWIPALIFFLIEKDKGNQQAYAFHRDNLNFSLLRVGVVVATYILMIIPYIGWLLALVLWLGSLVLFVFHIIAAVKAPDAYRRGGQPEFIFNIPLVK; encoded by the coding sequence ATGACCACGTTGCCCCCTGAGGGCCAGGACGGCCAGGACACTGGCGGTCAGCCCACCAGCGATGCACCGCCCGCGGCTCCGACGCCGCCGGCCGCTCCCCAGCAGCCCGCCGCGGCCCCGCAGCAGCCCCAGTACCAGGCGCCGCAGCAGCCCCAGCCGCAGTACCAGGCCCCGCCCGCCGGCGGGTACCAGCAGCCGCAGCAGGGCTACGCCCAGCCTGCCGCCGATCCGGTGAGCAACATCACCCTCAACTACTGGCTGTCGGTCTTCTTCACCTGGATCCCGGCCCTCATCTTCTTCCTCATCGAGAAGGACAAGGGCAATCAGCAGGCGTACGCGTTCCACCGCGACAACCTCAACTTCTCGCTGCTGCGCGTCGGTGTGGTCGTGGCGACCTACATCCTGATGATCATCCCCTACATCGGCTGGCTGCTCGCGCTCGTGCTGTGGCTCGGATCGCTGGTGCTGTTCGTGTTCCACATCATCGCCGCCGTGAAGGCTCCCGACGCATACCGTCGCGGCGGGCAGCCGGAGTTCATCTTCAACATTCCGCTGGTGAAGTAG
- a CDS encoding pyridoxal phosphate-dependent aminotransferase: MTAPVPARWRAVSAAAGLIAPDGAVRPTIFAEMTALAQQTGAANLGQGFPDSDGPEWIREAAVRAIREGANQYPPGRGIPRLRAAIASHQRRHYGLEVDPEREVLVTAGATEALTAAILALAGPGNEVVTLEPFYDSYAACIALAGARHVTVPLVPGPEGFRLDVAALDAAVGERTRLIVVNTPHNPTGTVLTGSELARIAAAAVRADAVVVTDEVYEHLVFDGAAHMPLATLPGMAERTLTVSSAGKTFSVTGWKVGWASGPAELVEAVLAVKQYLTYSGGAPFQPAIADALEAGDGEVAALRDSLRRRRDLLAAGLRDAGFETVVPQGTYFVCADAAALPDGADGAEFARSLPGRAGVACVPVSAFCRAGSEAATALSSWARFTFVKDEPTLRTAIGRLLALRG; encoded by the coding sequence ATGACTGCACCCGTGCCCGCGCGGTGGCGCGCCGTGTCCGCGGCCGCGGGGCTCATCGCCCCGGACGGAGCGGTGCGCCCCACGATCTTCGCCGAGATGACGGCGCTCGCGCAGCAGACCGGCGCGGCGAACCTGGGCCAGGGGTTTCCCGACAGCGACGGCCCGGAGTGGATCCGCGAGGCCGCCGTGCGCGCGATCCGCGAGGGCGCGAATCAGTACCCGCCGGGACGGGGGATTCCGCGGCTGCGTGCCGCGATCGCGTCGCACCAGCGCCGGCACTACGGCCTCGAGGTGGATCCGGAGCGCGAGGTGCTCGTCACCGCGGGGGCGACCGAGGCCCTCACCGCGGCTATCCTCGCGCTCGCCGGCCCGGGCAACGAGGTCGTGACGCTGGAGCCCTTCTACGACTCCTACGCGGCGTGCATCGCCCTGGCGGGGGCGCGGCACGTCACCGTGCCGCTCGTTCCCGGCCCCGAGGGGTTCCGCCTCGACGTCGCGGCGCTCGACGCGGCCGTGGGGGAGCGCACCCGACTGATCGTGGTGAACACCCCGCACAACCCCACCGGCACCGTGCTGACCGGGTCCGAGCTCGCTCGCATCGCGGCGGCGGCCGTGCGCGCCGACGCAGTGGTCGTCACCGACGAGGTCTACGAGCACCTGGTCTTCGACGGCGCCGCACACATGCCGCTCGCGACGCTGCCGGGCATGGCCGAGCGCACGCTCACCGTCTCGTCGGCGGGCAAGACCTTCTCGGTGACCGGGTGGAAGGTCGGCTGGGCGAGCGGGCCGGCCGAGCTCGTCGAGGCCGTGCTCGCAGTGAAGCAGTACCTCACCTACTCGGGAGGGGCGCCATTCCAGCCCGCGATCGCCGACGCGCTCGAGGCGGGCGACGGCGAGGTCGCCGCACTGCGCGACTCGCTGCGGCGGCGGCGGGACCTCCTCGCCGCGGGGCTGCGCGACGCCGGCTTCGAGACCGTGGTGCCGCAGGGCACCTACTTCGTGTGCGCAGACGCCGCGGCGCTGCCGGACGGTGCAGACGGCGCGGAATTCGCCCGCTCCCTCCCCGGCCGGGCGGGCGTCGCCTGCGTGCCCGTCTCCGCGTTCTGCCGCGCGGGATCGGAGGCCGCGACGGCCCTCTCATCGTGGGCGCGTTTCACCTTCGTCAAGGACGAGCCGACGCTGCGCACGGCGATCGGCCGGTTGCTGGCTCTGCGCGGCTGA
- a CDS encoding TIGR02611 family protein, with amino-acid sequence MTDPYAGDAERAHRLSRRVGRFMERWRASIRRRPWLNTTYKVIITALGVVIVIVGLILVPLPGPGWLIVFIGLTVLGTEYHWARRLLGWLRRVLARFWERWNLWRAARRERKEQRSRDGRGSPHGRGSRSPG; translated from the coding sequence ATGACCGACCCCTACGCCGGCGACGCGGAACGCGCCCACCGGCTCAGCAGGCGCGTGGGGCGCTTCATGGAGCGGTGGCGCGCCTCGATCCGCCGGCGGCCCTGGCTCAACACGACCTACAAGGTGATCATCACGGCGCTCGGAGTAGTGATCGTCATCGTCGGCCTGATCCTCGTGCCGCTCCCGGGGCCCGGCTGGCTCATCGTCTTCATCGGACTCACCGTGCTCGGCACCGAGTACCACTGGGCCCGGCGCCTGCTCGGGTGGCTACGACGCGTGCTCGCCCGCTTCTGGGAGCGCTGGAATCTGTGGCGCGCCGCACGGCGGGAGCGCAAGGAGCAGCGATCGCGTGACGGGCGCGGATCGCCGCACGGGCGCGGATCGCGCAGCCCCGGATAG